The Saccharopolyspora gloriosae genome has a segment encoding these proteins:
- a CDS encoding zinc-dependent alcohol dehydrogenase: protein MKALTWQGPRDVRVEDVPDPRLEAETDAIIRVTSSAICGSDLHLYEVLTPFLEPGDVLGHEPMGVVEETGSAVAHIQPGDRVVVPFNISCGHCWMCDRGLHAQCETTQVRDQGSGAALFGYTKLYGQVPGGQAEYLRVPQAQFGPIKVPEGPPDERFLYLSDVLPTSWQAVEYAAIPQGGSVAVFGLGPIGQLTARIARHRGARVIGVDRVPERLNMAARNGIEVVDGSEHDDVPGALRDMTDGRGPDSVIDAVGMEAHGSPGAELAQKITTALPDSLAEPMMAKAGVDRLSALYQCIDAVRRGGTISLSGVYGGMADPMPMLTLFDKGVRLSMGQAHVKNWIDDLLPLVGDESDPLGVQDLATHHLPLRDAAHGYDIFQRKEQSAIKVLLEPH from the coding sequence ATGAAGGCATTGACCTGGCAAGGACCACGCGATGTTCGAGTAGAGGACGTGCCCGACCCTCGCCTCGAGGCGGAGACCGATGCGATCATCCGGGTCACCAGCAGCGCCATCTGCGGATCCGATCTGCACCTGTACGAAGTCCTGACCCCGTTCCTCGAACCCGGTGACGTGCTCGGGCACGAACCGATGGGCGTCGTCGAAGAGACGGGATCCGCCGTCGCGCACATCCAGCCCGGAGATCGGGTCGTCGTGCCGTTCAACATCTCCTGCGGGCACTGCTGGATGTGCGATCGAGGGCTGCACGCCCAGTGCGAGACGACCCAGGTCCGGGACCAGGGTTCGGGTGCCGCGCTGTTCGGCTACACCAAGCTCTACGGCCAGGTTCCCGGCGGTCAGGCCGAATACCTGCGCGTGCCGCAGGCCCAGTTCGGCCCGATCAAAGTTCCGGAAGGGCCACCGGACGAACGGTTCCTCTATCTCTCCGACGTGCTGCCGACTTCGTGGCAAGCCGTCGAGTACGCCGCGATCCCGCAGGGCGGTTCGGTCGCGGTGTTCGGGCTCGGCCCGATCGGACAGCTGACCGCCCGGATCGCTCGTCATCGGGGTGCCCGAGTCATCGGGGTCGACCGCGTACCGGAACGGCTGAACATGGCCGCTCGCAACGGGATCGAGGTCGTCGACGGCAGCGAGCACGACGACGTGCCCGGCGCGCTGCGAGACATGACCGACGGGCGCGGCCCCGACTCGGTCATCGACGCGGTGGGGATGGAGGCGCACGGCTCGCCCGGTGCCGAACTCGCCCAGAAGATCACCACCGCGCTGCCCGACTCGCTCGCCGAACCGATGATGGCCAAAGCCGGTGTGGACCGATTGTCCGCCCTGTACCAGTGCATCGACGCGGTGCGTCGCGGCGGGACCATCTCGCTCAGCGGCGTCTACGGCGGCATGGCCGATCCGATGCCGATGCTCACCTTGTTCGACAAAGGCGTGCGCCTGAGCATGGGGCAAGCGCACGTCAAGAACTGGATCGATGACCTGCTCCCGCTGGTCGGGGACGAATCCGACCCGCTCGGCGTGCAGGACCTCGCCACGCACCACCTGCCGCTGCGGGACGCGGCGCACGGTTACGACATCTTCCAGCGCAAGGAGCAGTCGGCGATCAAGGTCCTGCTCGAACCCCACTGA